The DNA window agtccctgttccttttttctttctttttaaagatttatttatttggtgtctctgagtatgagtgtgtgtggggggggtgtgtgtgtgcggtgtTGTTGTGAgacacatgcctggtgcccttggagagCAGAAGACAGCagcagatttcctggaactggattaCAGATGGTAAtgcttcatgtgggtgctggaaactgaaatcAGGTCCTCTCAAAGCGCAACaaatgcccttaaccactgagagGTATCTCTAGCacaagaccctgcttcaaaacactttaaaaaaaaaaaaaaaaaggggctaATTTATAGTGACAACTTtggaattttggcttctttaaaaacacagaaatagggctggagagatggctcagaggattaagaacaccggctgttcttccaaaggtcctgagttcaaatcccagcaaccacatggtggttcgtaaccatctataatgagatcaggctccctcttctggcctgcaggcacacatgcaggcagaatactgtataaataataaataaacaaataaccttaaaaaaaaaaaaaactttaaaaaaaaaaaacacagaaataggctctcgagtgatggctcagaggttaagagcactggctattcttcttAAAGGTCcggagttaaattcccagcaaccacatggtggctcacgaccatctataatgaaatctggtgccttcttctgacctcctggctcacatgcaggcagaatactgcataaataataaagaaatacaaacaagatgaaaagaaaaaacacacacacacacaaagaaatattacaagaatgtgcttttgttttaagTGTGTGGGGATGCGGGGCTGCTTTGGACTGTCTCAGCAGCTGACTGttatttgcctcatgctctagcagaggcatggttttgcctgCTGCACATAGTTGATTGTATGACatctggaattctgggaacttttcagagggtatataaatgctagggccccaagAGGCAGTAATATGATAGTTGGTCACTTATAGAGGTTGTTTGCAGTTAGTAATTGTGctcaaaggaagaaacaaagggaaaaagtTAAATGTAGggatctctatctctctcccctctctccttctttctctcctttctagtGACAGGAGGTaaaacgggggtggggggggaatgGTTGGGTGATGGGGAGATACAGGGTGaggaaaagaacccacaaagtaacaAAGACCTGCTTACATTaattggttgggttttgtttcattattgttgttttgttttaaagatacgACAGCTCTCTCAGTCTTTTTCTATTGTAAAGActtacttttttttgggggggggtgtatgagtgctttgcttaTAATGTATGAATGTTTACCACCTACCTACAgctgcctgaagaggccagaaaagggcagtggatttctttggaactggagtcacaggtggttgtgagccacctgatacgGATACTGGGAACGCAACCTgggtgctctgcaagagcaggaggACATGCTTTTAACTCAAAGCAATCTCTCCTGAACACGTAGTTATGATGGTGCAAAGAAGCTTATATGTAAATAGGTTTCATTCAAATGCTATTAGGAAAACCGTGTTGTCCACAGAGAGATGGAAGTGTATTGAATCTGGAAAAGGTTGACATTAATTACATAAATGGTAAGGACCTTTCAGTTTTGAGGATGGCTACCATGCCTGTCCTTTTCTTACTAATAAATCCCTGCTACTATCATGTTTTTGCCTGAGACAGGAAGCTCAATAGCACTCAAAACTCAGCAAAGACTTGGGCACTGGTGGTgccttcctttaatcccagcagaggtaggcagcctggtctacaaagctgagttccaagacagccagggcttcccAGAGAAACCcgcattgaaaaacaaacaagcaaacaagtcaGCAAAGATTTTTGACAAGTTGAGACAGCCGCTCTGAGAACTCACCATTCCAAGGAGGAGGTTTCCAGTGGGCTGTTTCCTTGGAGGGGTACATGACAGGTCCTGCATACTGCTCTGCAAATTCCACATCTGGCTGCCACTGCCGAGCACCTCTGAGGAATTAAAGATAGAGCCCATACAAACGGCATCAACAGTGTGCTTGGTTTCTCTGCTCGCATtcactttttctcaaaaaaaaaaaaaaaaaaaagagattgtaATTTCATTACAACCTTTCTCCCTTCAAAGCCTCCCATGTGccctccttcaaattcatggacttTTTTCACTAGTTACTGCATGACCACATATATttgtacacgtacacacacacacacatatatattcctaaatacccTATTCACTCTTATGCGGGCCCAAGGAAGGATGGCCTGTATGGCAGAGCTGTAATTCTTCAATGCCAAGTCACTGACACACAGTGCTGTTTTGGAAATACAAAGCTGGGGGTCCAAGCCCCTTCACGAAAACGAATGTGTTGGGAATAGCGTTTATTCAAGGTAAACCTAAGATTCCTAatacagaaaggagagggaaggagggaggagagagagaaaaataaagctcGTATATGCAAGCCAAAGAGGCAGGAACTGGGGAGAAGACGGGGTCTCTTCTTCACTAATTTTAAGGGAAGGATCTTCCACCCCACGTATTTCGCTTCTGACAAAACAAACTcagctccttctcctccccatccccatcctccgCTAGAGGAGGCTGACTGCACCGAGGCACCTGAGAAATCTGTTCTGCGCAAGGAGGGTCACAGGCCCGGGTCATTCCTTCCTAAGGGGTCACAGAGTCCTTGAAATGTCCTCAGACTGGAGAAATCGTAGTTGTGAAGAGAACGCCTGTAGGGATGCCTGCTCCTCACCTGCTGGGCTGACTCGGCAGGAGGATCCCCGAGCCGGGCCGCAGCACCTGGGCCCCGAGGCCGCGGAGGCCGCATAGAGCCCTCAGTGCCGCCATCTTTCCCGAGCTGCAGACGGTCGGCGGGAGGAGCGGGCGGAAGTGATTTCCGCGCGCCCCCTGGTGGGCCTCCCTTCCATCGGCACAGCCGGGTCACCATCTTGGAAGCTGGCGGGGCGGTCAGTTCACGAACGGAACAACATCCGGATTCCGCCTCCCGGCTTCCTTCGCGCTTAAATAAACAGTGGCAGCGGTCATCTTTAGTCAGGGCGTCCGTCCCTCCTTCCCACCGCTTTCCTGGGCGTAAGACAAACAGACTGCCCGCTCCGCGGGCAACTTCGCGCGGAATCCGCTCTCCCGTATTCCTTACCTTCGAAACCCTCCCCACTGAGTCCCCGTCACACCCTCTGTACGGCGTTCCTTCACTATTCCTTTGCATCTTGGTCATCCTCCTGTGGTAGTTTTGCCTTCCGACTGAAGAAGGCCCATGTTTTGAAAACTATCTCTTCATTACGGAATTCAAAAGAGTTAACTTTCACACGTCCGGAATACAGACTGTGGAAAGAGCGAAACTGAGCGCTCCCCGAAACAAAAGGGAATAGAAGGCCGAGGCCGCAAGCAAAGCTTGTGGAGCGGGTGCAAGAGTGTGGAGTCACCTTTTTGCGaaaggggggcgggggggagtcCTCTGCCGATGTCCCTTATAACCCTATAACGTCCAAACGTACAGAATCACAGACTCAGAAAGCACCCTTAGCGATACCTCGTACCTCACCTCCATTCAGGACAGTCTCCCCCTGCCACAGTCCTCCTCAGAAGTATCTAACGACATAAAACTGTAATAATACCAGAACTCTGAGACTAATTTTTGTGTGGACAAAGGGTTTTCCTGCACTGGAGGCCgatttttgtctctctttttgtCTCCAAGCCCAGCTCCAGCTGGGCCACCCACTCTTTGAGGTTCTACAATTTTCTCGTTGGAAAGAGGCCTCCCCCACGTCTCTCCCAGACAGGGTCCCTGGGACATAGCCCACCAGCAGCGCAGCTGGGTGGAGCAGTCAGACCAGGGGAGTGGCGCTGAGAATTCTTagctgcagaggaagaggagaaagccaGACTTCTAGGCTGAAAATTGACCTAATGGGAACCATACCAAAGGGTGGGGCCAAAGATCCTTTGACTGTGGGAACTGACCAAGGCCTGGTGTACACAAGGTAACCCCCCAAAAAGCAAAGCAGAGGTTTGGTCCCTTTACTCTTTACATCTCCATCCCTTTTTCTGGGCCTTTCCCCAGCAATATAGTTTAAACCCTAAATGTGATATGATGGAGGAAGGGGATTACTCCTTTTTGTGTTAACACATCCCAAGAAAACTCAAGATGAGACTCTAGCTTGCTTAGCCCTGGGGGAGGTTTGAGCTGAAACTGGGATGAGGGCTCTTGGGGGGCTGCCTAGGACACTGCATCTTTTGTGCCTTCTCCCTTCTGccaacaccccccccacacacacacactgttgctgCCATTCTATGGCTCTTTGTCTTTCACTGCTTAGTCACCCTCTTTGTTCTCGTCTCATATGGGGGGATGGAAAGGGGCAATAAGAGTACCCTGGTGACAGCTCCTCTTGCCCCTGTCCCTGCTGGTCCCTCATCCCTTGTATGACTggctcctccagcctcagcccctCGCTCAGGAACCAGGGAGGGTTAGGGCATGTGATGGGTCAGAGGTGAGACTGGAAATCACAGCAGGGTGGGTAATTCAGGAAGTGATAGGCACCAGGGCAGGTTAGTGCCTGGAGCAGGAAGGGAGGCCGAGAGGAAGCATTCTGTTGAATAGGAtggggaggggggacaggaggtgACAAGGCAGAGAATGAATAAGGGGACAGGGGCAGGGGAGGTAGTGCTCCCCTGGTCTGGGAAAGGGAAGGGACTGCTGAGTGTACTCTCCTTCCTGGGGATTTCCTGGGGAAGCAAGTGGCCACAGGGTGGAGTGGACAGAAATGATCCCCACTTCTGAACTCTTCAATTCCTTGCCTTTAGAGTCCGCTCTTTATTTCCTTAGTCCCCTCCCATTCTGAATCAGAGAAGTCATTAACGCCTTTCTgtaacccctcccccccacatacTCGCACACCTATCACTATTCTCATCCCAGGTTCTGGGCTTCCGGTCCTCTTAGTACCCCTCTCTCTGCCCCCTTGGGCAATGAGGAGCCAAAAATAACTAGATATTCCAGGAACTGTTTGAAAGGTCTCAGGGGTGGGGTAGCAGAGACTGACTCTGGGTGATTCCAGGTTTCTGAGAGAGAGCAGGTCTTGTCTAGGTGAGGCCGGCTGACTTGAGGAAGGGGAGCGTTTAGGTCATTTGGAATGGGTAGGAACAGGGCCAAGAGCCTGGGGAAATCTACTGGGAGCTGAGCCAGGGGAATGGGCAGTTAAAAGTCAGGGAGGAGGAGGTCTAGGATGGGAATGGCTGTTCCATTCTTTGGATGGGGTAGGGGTAACTCAGGAGGGGGTGGGAGAATGAGAATGaatgagagcagaagagctaTACTCTGAATCTTCCTCCTACAAAAAGAAAAGTGGTTAACGCCTTTGTCGTCCGTTTCTTTCTTATTCCCATTTCAACAGAAAGTTCCTGACTGCTGTCTCCTTGCCTTCCGGTCTCTACTGACTCTTCTTCCCAGcttcttgttcttttcttctctcttaatGCTTTCTTAcctgttccccatttctttttaaacCCAGACAGCTTGGCCCTAGAAATCAGCCTTTGGGGTAGCATAAATGACACCTGAGGAAATGTAGGCTGTTCCGGCTGGACAGTAGGGACATGAATTCTCCCAGGACGGaattttatctgtgtgtgttgtCCAGGCCCTTTCCCTGAGTCCCAACCTCCCTTGGGTCTCTGTCCCACCAAAAAGGGAAAGAGACAGCTGAGGGCTgctggtgggatttggaaaaagGATGTGTCATCAACTGGCTCAGTGCCTATAATGCATCTGGTTGCTAGAGATTCCCTTTCCCCGGGCAAGTCCCTCCCTACCCCCCCTTCTTttttaaggggggaaaaaaacccacgaAGATCTTTGGGAAGCAATGATATATCCATCTATCCGAGTCCCACTGACCGAGAGCTGAGTGCCTGAGTGGCTTCCAGATCAGCCAATCACGCACAGAGGGAGGCTCTGGATGCTTATGCTtaaaagagctggaggggacagaggcTGGGGAGAACCCGGGGAGACCCGCAGACACACAGAAAccaaagagacagaagaggagagagacagagacaaagagacagcagaaggaggcagagacagggcagGCACTGAGGCATAGCCAGACAGCTGTGCAGAGGGAGAAGCCAGGGagacacagacaggcagagacaaaGACCCAGGAGAGAAGGCACAGGAGGGAGTTTTGGAGGAGAGAGACCCACTTTTCCTGAGCCCaggggctgttttgttttgttttgttttgttttgttttgttttttatcttctctGAACATCCCTAGCCACTCTAAAAACTTCGTCTCCAATTTTGGCACAAGTCCGAGCCCCTCTGTCTTTAACGAGGAGCCTTCCACAGTTAGGGTGTGGAGGATTTGGTGTCTCAGATGGCCTCAATCCACTCCAGCTGCAGCACCGGTACCATGTCCCAGATGGGCTGGCATCCCAGGAGGGGCTTGACTGGGCACCGGCTGCGAAGAATCCAACCCTGCTTGCCGCTTCACACTGCGTCTTTCTctggtctggagaggtggctgctgctgctggcctccctcctgcccttaGCCTGGTCAGCCAGCCCCATCCCCCGGGAGGAGGAGATCGTGGTTCCAGAGAAGCTCAATGGCAGCGTATTTCCTGGCTCAGGCATCCCTGCCAGGCTGCTGTACCGCTTGCCAGCCTTTGGGGAGATGCTGCTACTAGAACTAGAGCAAGACCCTGGGGTGCAGGTCGAGGGGCTGACAGTGCAGTACCTGGGCCAGGCACCTGAGATGCTGAGTGGGGCAGAGCCAGGTACCTACCTGACTGGCACCGTCAATGGAGATCCGGAGTCGGTGGCATCTCTGCACTGGGACGGGGGAGCCCTACTAGGAGTGTTGCAGTACCGGGGGGCTGAACTCCACCTCCAGCCTCTGGAGGGAGGCACCCTTAACTCTGCTGGGGGACCAGGGGCTCACATCCTACGCCGGAAGAGTCCTGCCAGCAGCCAAGGTCCCATGTGCAACGTCAAGGCTCCTTCTGGGAGCCCCAATCCCATTCCCCGAAGAAGCAAGGTAGGCAGCCCTGGAGACTGTGTCCTGGATCATCCTCCCGTCATGTCTGTCCTACTGACCCCTattcaccctctctcctcccacttctaGCTTTTCAGCTTTtcaccttctctctgcctttcctatCTCCACTACCTTTACTTCGGGAGAGTGCTggcttcttcctgcctcagccctttGCTTTGCTCTGAGAATTCCCTGAGGTAGGTCAGATTCTCTGGGCCGGAATGACCTCTTCCCCCTCCCTACCCCGCCCCTTCCTGGCCATGGAGTCTCCTGCTGACACAGTTCCCAGCAATAAAGCTCTCTCCTAACAGCCTGTTGGCCTAGGCTCTTTTCTCTGCCCCAGTGATttttgcccccacccccagccagagGAGTAAAGTTTGAGGCCTGAGGGATTGGTTTTTGGCTTCTGATGTTCCCTTTAAAATTGTTCTGGCAAACTTCAAACTAGGACAGGAGTAGGCAGGGGAAGAGAGGCATCCCATACCTCTGGGTCAACCCTCTCCCCACACTGTGGGCTGACTGGAAGGCTGCCTGAGGCGccatcctttcctccctcccactcctgggtctccccctttttctcccccaccccttctctaGCTTTAATCCAGACCAGACACTCCTTCCACACCCGCCACGCTGAGATCTGGCTGTGGCCCTAGCTGCTGACTGAATTGTTCCTCCAACCGCACAGGGCAGACACGTCGCAGCCCAGTCCTCTAGCTCTGCTCCCACAACCCCCGCCACACTTGGGGACCCCAGCGCCCCTCCCCGAAGCAGTCCCAGCTGTTTTTCACCTCTGGGGCCCGCTCAGCCCTGAAACGTGGCAAGCCTTCTCCTCTTTCAGAACAACAGCTGATTCTTCAACATTACCACAAAAGCCCTGGGATTTGGGGTTAGGGGGAGGGCCCAAACCAGTCACTTCAGGAATCCTGTGGGGTATGTCAGGGCCGGCTGACTCTGCTAAGTTCTAGACCTGGGaataaagggaggggaggagggacccACGGATCTGGGAAGCTATTTAAGAACCCTCctctcatttttctcttccacTTCAGCGCTTTGCTTCTCTGAGTAGATTTGTGGAGACACTGGTGGTGGCAGATGACAAGATGGCAGCATTTCATGGTACAGGGTTAAAGCGCTACCTCCTGACAGTGATGGCCGCAGCAGCCAAAGCCTTTAAGCACCCAAGCATCCGAAACCCCGTCAGCTTGGTGGTGACTCGCCTAGTGATTCTGGGCTCAGGCCAGGAGGGTCCCCAAGTGGGACCAAGTGCCGCCCAGACCCTGCGCAGCTTCTGCAACTGGCAGCAGGGCCTCAACACCCCTGAGGACTCAGATCCTGAGCACTTTGACACAGCGATTCTGTTCACCCGTCAGGTAAGGCCTCCTTCAGTCAGCACCACAGGCAAGGGACCACAGAACAGGGAGGCACAGCCACTTCACAGACCATGATGAAAAGGATGCCACTGCTTTTGCACATGAGCCTGGCACGGACCACGCAGCCATGGGGTGGCTATCTGGGCCCTGACAGTGCCGGGTACTCAGTATCTAGGTGCTCCTTCTCCACAGGACCTGTGTGGAGTCTCTACTTGTGACACCCTGGGTATGGCTGATGTGGGCACGGTGTGTGATCCAGCTCGGAGCTGTGCTATCGTGGAGGATGATGGACTTCAGTCAGCCTTCACTGCTGCTCATGAACTGGGTGGGTGTGGCAGCGCTGGGGTGGCGTGGCGCCGGAAGGGAGACTGAGGGGTACTGAGGATGCTATAAGGGTATAAGTGGCTCCCTAGAGTGCAAAAGGGGGTACCAGAATATCCTCCTCCTCAGGCCTGATGCAAGGTCAGAACTCTTCTGTGTTCTGGGTGCAGACAAGCATAGACTTATAGCAGGTGGAAACTTACTTTGAACTGTACAGATGTGCACAAGCACCTGTGTTTGGAAGGGGAGAGAGTAAAGAAATGGGAGTTGAGGATTGGGAATGTTAGCTACAGTGGAAAGTAGGCGGAGAGGGGCCTTTTCTTTGGGGAAGAGGAGTCAGAGCAGTAGGAGCTCAGAGGGGATttgagatgaaggagggaaggcaggTCTGACCATGAGCAGCTGCAACCAAGTTTATGATGAAGTCCcttgaggaaacaggacaggaccgTTGGATACCAGCAAGACATCTTCTCTTACAGGCCATGTCTTCAACATGCTCCACGATAACTCTAAGCCCTGTGTTAATTTGAATGGGCATGGGGGCTCCTCTCGCCATGTCATGGCTCCTGTGATGGCCCACGTGGATCCTGAAGAGCCCTGGTCCCCCTGCAGTGCCCGCTTCATCACTGACTTCCTGGACAACGGCTACGGTAAGCAGGTGACACTTAACCTTTCTCCAAAGTAGGActcagttcctgtcctctcccactgtACTCTTACTTTTGGAACATTCTCTGTGGGCCACACTAACTCCTCCATgggtgtttcctctgttgtttgtttgtgatggGGTAGGAATGATGCCATCTCGCTGTGGTTCCCACTTCCTATGACAACAAATAGCACAGGTGAGGAAGGCAAACGTTGGCTCCATACAATTGgaattgacctttttttttttaattttttttttatttctttattttacatgagtgctctattttgcatatacatctgcatgacagaagagggcaccgaatctcattatagatggttgtgagccaccatgtggttgctgggaattgaactcaggacctctggaagagcaaccagtgctcttaacctctgagccatctctccagccccggaatTGACCTTTTAAGGGCCAGAGATTGAAATGGACTGGCTATAAATCAGTTGCTTACCTTTTCGCTCAATAAAGCATGTAAGACAGCAGAATGACTATCTCCAgacaaacttttattttattttatcctctgtgtgtgtgtctgtgtgtgtgtgtgtgtgcgcgcgcgcatgcatAAATGCTTACAGgtttcatggaggccagaaaaagggtgttggatccccggAAGCTGGAGGCACTCTGTGAGTCACTTGATACAggttctgggaac is part of the Meriones unguiculatus strain TT.TT164.6M chromosome 11, Bangor_MerUng_6.1, whole genome shotgun sequence genome and encodes:
- the Adamts4 gene encoding A disintegrin and metalloproteinase with thrombospondin motifs 4, encoding MASIHSSCSTGTMSQMGWHPRRGLTGHRLRRIQPCLPLHTASFSGLERWLLLLASLLPLAWSASPIPREEEIVVPEKLNGSVFPGSGIPARLLYRLPAFGEMLLLELEQDPGVQVEGLTVQYLGQAPEMLSGAEPGTYLTGTVNGDPESVASLHWDGGALLGVLQYRGAELHLQPLEGGTLNSAGGPGAHILRRKSPASSQGPMCNVKAPSGSPNPIPRRSKRFASLSRFVETLVVADDKMAAFHGTGLKRYLLTVMAAAAKAFKHPSIRNPVSLVVTRLVILGSGQEGPQVGPSAAQTLRSFCNWQQGLNTPEDSDPEHFDTAILFTRQDLCGVSTCDTLGMADVGTVCDPARSCAIVEDDGLQSAFTAAHELGHVFNMLHDNSKPCVNLNGHGGSSRHVMAPVMAHVDPEEPWSPCSARFITDFLDNGYGHCLLDKPEAPLHLPATFPGKDYDADRQCQLTFGPDSHHCPQLPPPCAALWCSGHLNGHAMCQTKHSPWADGTPCGSSQACMGGRCLHVDQLKDFNIPQAGGWGPWGPWGDCSRSCGGGVQFSSRDCTRPVPRNGGKYCEGRRTRFRSCNTENCPTGSALTFREEQCAAYNHRTDLFKSFPGPMDWVPRYTGVAPRDQCKLTCQARALGYYYVLEPRVADGTPCSPDSSSVCVQGRCIHAGCDRIIGSKKKFDKCMVCGGDGSSCSKQSGSFKKFRYGYSDVVTIPAGATHILVRQQGVSGVKSIYLALKLADGSYALNGEYTLMPSATDVVLPGAVSLRYSGATAASETLSGHGPLTQPLTLQVLVAGNPQNARLRYSFFVPRPVPSTPRPLPQDWLHRRAQILEILRKRPWAGRK